The nucleotide sequence ATTAATTCTAATTGGAATGGTGCATAAGTCTACGGATACGACAACCCACGTTTAAATATAGCTACTAAAATGCTGAACTTCGAGGAGGAAGCATACTGAAACGTTGATGTATGGGTAAATACATTGATGTTTCAAGAGTTAACCGAGAAATTAGTGTATATTCAATTTTTTAATAGATGTTATATTTATTGAAAGATCGAACGCTGGAACATAGGTGCGAATAGATCTTTGTAAATATGTTGATTTAAACAACTGTGGGAATACTTGTCAGGATGATCAAAAGAGATGTTAGAACCACAGAAAAGAAAGACAAGGCAATAATAAAACACGAATTCTATCTTGTGGATTCCACAGACTCGGCGTATGTCTTGCCCTTTATCATGGGAGCCACAGACTCATCACAGATCTTGTCATATAGGGGCCACAGACTCATCACAGATCTTGTCATATAGGGGCCACAGACTCATCACAGATCTTGTCATATAGGGGCCACAGACTCATCACAGATCTTGTCATATAGGGGCCACAGACTCATCACAGATCTTGTCATATAGGGGCCACAGACTCATCACAGATCTTGTCAAATAGGGGCCACAGACTCATCACAGATCTTGTCATATAGGGGCCACAGACTCATCACAGATCTTGTCAAATAGGGGCCACAGACTCATCACAGATCTTGCCCAATAGGGTCCACAGACTCATCACAGATCTTGTCGTATAGGGTCCACAGACTCATCACAGATCTTGTCGTATAGGGTCCACAGACTCATCACAGATCATGCCCAATAGGCTCCACAGACTCATCACAGATCATGTCCAATAGGCTCCACAGACTCATCACAGATCTTGTCATATAGGGGCCACAGACTCATCACAGATCATGTCCAATAGGCTCCCCAGACTCATCACAGATCAGGTCCAATAGGCTCCACAGACTCATCACAGATCATGTTCAATAGAGGCCACAGACTCATCACAGATCATGTCCAACAGGCCCCACAGACTCATCACAGATCAGGTCCAATAGGCTCCCAGACTCATCAAAGATCATGTCCAACAGGCCCCACAGACTCATCACAGATCAGGTCCTATTGAGACCAGAGACTCAGCTCTCACCCCAGGAATCAATTAACTATCAGAAAAGACACACTCCAGGTTCATTACACATTTTTCTCCTAAGAAGTTTAAGTTCCTCCTAGAAACTCCATCGGCTTGAGTTCTATAAAATCAAAGCAACTTTAAGCAAaacttctcctcctcctcgaaTATTTTCCCCTCAGTGACCACCTTGCTTTACTTAAGTAAATATGAAGACAATATATAAAATAACTCTTTAATCCAGTTAATAAATTCTCACTTTAGAGAGAATATGGAGTTTGCTAATCTGAACGTCTCTCATTTTAACTGTGTGATGCAATTTGCATACAGACAGAGTTCAGTAATCcggaaaataaaacaaaaaaacactTTACCGAAAGAAAATATGATTTTCAAGCGAATGAAAAATATTTTCTCCTCCGCTCCTCGGGCCAGACCAGATTAGGAGACAAAACTTGGACATAATTAAGGATTTTGAAACAAAATATGACGCCTCGTTAACCAAGTGAGAAACTTGACTCTTTCTTGTATGAAGGCTTGGCTCTTGCTTCACTCTTACTGCTGCTTGGTGAAGGTACTGGTGCTTGTAGGTACTGGTGCTTGTAGGTACTGGTGCTTGTAGGTACTGGTGCTTGTAGGTACTGGTGCTTGGTGAAGGTACTGGTGCTTGTAGGTACTGGTGCTTGTAGGTACTGGTGCTTGTAGGTACTGATGCTTGTAGGTACTGGTGCTTGTAGGTACTGGTGCTTGTAGGTactggtgatgggtgatggtagtggagctTGGTGAAGGTACTGATGCTTGTAGGTACTGATGCTTGTAGGTACTGATGCTTCTAGGTACTGGTGCTTGTAGGTACTGGTGCTTGTAGGTACTGGTGCTTGTAGGTACTGGTGCTTGTAGGTACTGGTTCTTGTAGGTACTGATGCTTGTAGGTACTGGTGCTTGTAGGTACTGGTGCTTGTAGGTACTGGTGCTTGTAGGTACTGGTGCTTGTAGGTACTGGTGCTTGTAGGTACTGGTGCTTGTAGGTACTGGTGCTTGAAGGTACTGGTGCTTGTAGGTACTGGTGCTTGTAGGTACTGATGCTTGAAGGTACTGGTGCTTGTAGGTACTGGTGCTTGTAGGTACTGGTGCTTGTAGGTACTGGTGCTTGTAGGTACTGGTGCTTGTAGGTACTGGTGCTTGGAGGTACTGGTGCTTGTAGGTACTGGTGCTTGTAGGTACTGGTGCTTGGCGGTACTGGTGCTTGTAGGTACTGGTGCTTGTAGGTACTGGTGCTTGTAGGTACTGGTGCTTGTAGGTACTGGTGCTTGTAGGTACTGGTTCTTGTAGGTACTGATGCTTGTAGGTACTGGTGCTTGTAGGTactggtgatgggtgatggtagtggagctTGGTGAAGGTACTGATGCTTGTAGGTACTGGTGCTTGTAGGTACTGGTGCTTGTAGGTACTGGTGCTTGTAGGTACTGGTGCTTGTAGGTactggtgatgggtgatggtagtggagctTGGTGAAGGTACTGATGCTTGTAGGTACTGGTGCTTGTAGGTACTGGTGCTTGTAGGTACTGGAGCTTGGTGAAGGTACTGGTGCTTGTAGGTACTGGTGCTTGTAGGTACTGGAGCTTGGTGAAGGTACTGGTGCTTCGTGATGGTACTGGTGCTTGTAGGTACTGGTGCTTGGTGAAGGTACTGGTGCTTGTAGGTACTGATGCTTGTAGGTACTGGTGCTTGTAGGTACTGGTGCTTGTAGGTACTGGTGCTTGTAGGTACTGGTGCTTGTAGGTACTGGTTCTTGTAGGTACTGATGCTTGTAGGTACTGGTGCTTGTAGGTactggtgatgggtgatggtagtggagctTGGTGAAGGTACTGATGCTTGTAGGTACTGGTGCTTGTAGGTACTGGTGCTTGTAGGTACTGGTGCTTGTAGGTACTGGTGCTTGTAGGTactggtgatgggtgatggtagtggagctTGGTGAAGGTACTGATGCTTGTAGGTACTGGTGCTTGTAGGTACTGGTGCTTGTAGGTACTGGAGCTTGGTGAAGGTACTGGTGCTTGTAGGTACTGGTGCTTGTAGGTACTGGTGCTTGTAGGTACTGGAGCTTGGTGAAGGTACTGGTGCTTCGTGATGGTACTGGTGCTTGTAGGTACTGGTGCTTGGTGAAGGTACTGGTGCTTGTAGGTACTGATGCTTGTAGGTACTGGTGCTTGTAGGTACTGGTGCTTGTAGGTACTGGTGCTTGTAGGTACTGGTGCTTGTAGGTACTGGTGCTTGTAGGTACTGGTGCTTGTAGGTACTGGTGATTGGTATCACTAAGTCTCACATAGCTAAGTCAGGATGTTATTAATATAACAATTCTAATTCACATAAACAAATTCGAAACAATGTTTTGAAAATgacgaaaatcactctgcctattaggcaaatcaacccctgcatactaggccgagtagtgcgttctggctacaaggtacgatatatatatatatatatatatatatatatatatatatatatatatatatatatatatatatatatatatatatatatatgtatatatatatatatatatatatatatatatatatgtcgtacctagtagccagaacgcacttctcagcctactattcaaggcccgatgtgcctaataagccaagttttcctgaattaatatattttctctaatttttttgttatgaaatgataaagctacccatttcattatgtatgaggtcaatttttttttattagagttaaaattaacgtagatatatgaccgaacctaaccaaccctacctaacctaacctaacctatctttataggttaggttaggttaggtagcggaaaaagttaggttaggttaggtaggttaggttgccgaaaaacaattaattcatgaaaacttagcttattaggcaaatcgggccttgaatagtaggctgagaagtgtgttctggctactaggtacgacatatatatatatatatttatatatatatatatatatatatatatatatatatatatatatatatatatatatatatatatatatatataatggtagaAATACAGATaattaaaatgaaaattaatAAATGGTTACTATATATTTCTTATATTGAAACGTTACCTGTTTACCGGAAATAGAcctcgagacagagagagagagagagagagagagagagagagagagagagagagagagagagagagagagagagagagagagagagagagagagagagagaggacactaCGCCAGCTTGTGCCATTGTGTAATGTGAGTACCTTGTCAAGCCGGGAAAAGTAATGAAGCCCTAATGGTATTTCGTGATTTCTAATGATTTTACTAATGTGATGCATATAAATCCCATCCTGACACGATGTGTAAAAGTCCCTCTTTCATTAGGGATGAGGAAATTATTTTGTTAGCAGGTCTTGTGGACTTTTTGATTAATTGATAAAAATTGTAAATAGAGTATTCAGTTGTTTTCAGGTTGAGAGACTCAGGAGACTTCCTTGTAAACAATAAATTGTTTATTACAAGGTGGTTGGGGGACCTTGAAAACGATAAATAATAAATGACTTCTAATGaacaataaataataaatgacTCCTAATGAACAATAATAAATGACTCCTTATGAACAATAAAGAGTTCAAAACTCCTTATGAACAATAATATAAAAGCATGAGAATAAATAAAATAAGGCAGCATTAGAACAATGAACAAAAAAATAATGGATACACCACTAACCTAAACATATCAATCGAAAATGTAATCAAATATGTACTGGAATACATATATACAGTCCTCGTGGCGCAGAGGTaaaacattcctttggtgcttcgCGAGCCCtttagcctgggttcgtatcttggctGGGGAGGGTTGActgggcgccagtccttaactgttgcctctgttcacccaagtAGTGACTGGTACCtgcttgttaaacgatttggcgggtcgtattccagggaaaaactgagattaaggacctgcctgaaccgCTGTACGCATTAATAGCTTTACAAAAATGaaagaattcttgtatatataaatataaaaatataacaaaatataaGATAAATTTAAAGTAACTCATGTAAGCACTAAGGAAAAAAATATTATGAAACACGAAGGAAAAACATCTTAACTGAAGGAACTTAAATCTAAATCTTATAATAAAAATAAGATTAAATCGTATTTCAAGTAAATAAGGCAAAAACCCACCTCCAAAACCTAAGCTGAAAACTCACTTGATTTTATTATTAACAAACTTTCACGAAGAAACTTAAAAACTTGCCAAAAATAATTTCGCCAcgtaacaaaattaaaaaaaaaaaaaataaattaatccTAAAACATGACCCCTCAAAAAATAATAAACACTGTGAAACAATCTTTTATAGAAAATGGACAGATGGTACCAGCCTAGCAGAAGACAATCAGGAGAGTCTCCAGACCGAACCCAGAAGTAATGTTTGAAGATGCCTCGTGCCAAACCTGTTCCCCTTCATAACACTGCGTCGAGACTGTGTCTGCGCTCCGGGCTGGGGTGAGAagcagagggaaggaggaggaggaggaggaggaggggaagagggggtggggggggttcaGACGACACGCTGGGGAAGATGATAAGTATGGAGAGAGAGACGGAACTGTGCAGCAGGGTAATCAGGGTCTTGTGCTACACAGATTCACAGAGACGGAAGTTTAAAGCACTTGAGAAGGAGCGGCGGAATTGGGACTGAAGCAATTTAAAGGTGGGggcaaatatatacatatatatatatatatatatatatatatatatat is from Procambarus clarkii isolate CNS0578487 chromosome 54, FALCON_Pclarkii_2.0, whole genome shotgun sequence and encodes:
- the LOC138352767 gene encoding uncharacterized protein translates to MRYVRLSDTNHQYLQAPVPTSTSTYKHQYLQAPVPTSTSTYKHQYLQASVPTSTSTFTKHQYLQAPVPSRSTSTFTKLQYLQAPVPTSTSTYKHQYLHQAPVPTSTSTYKHQYLQASVPSPSSTTITHHQYLQAPVPTSTSTYKHQYLQAPVPTSISTFTKLHYHHPSPVPTSTSTYKHQYLQEPVPTSTSTYKHQYLQAPVPTSTSTYKHQYLQAPVPSPSTSTYKHQYHHEAPVPSPSSSTYKHQYLQAPVPSPSSSTYKHQYLQAPVPTSISTFTKLHYHHPSPVPTSTSTYKHQYLQAPVPTSTSTYKHQYLHQAPLPSPITSTYKHQYLQASVPTRTSTYKHQYLQAPVPTSTSTYKHQYLQAPVPPSTSTYKHQYLQAPVPPSTSTYKHQYLQAPVPTSTSTYKHQYLQAPVPSSISTYKHQYLQAPVPSSTSTYKHQYLQAPVPTSTSTYKHQYLQAPVPTSTSTYKHQYLQEPVPTSTSTYKHQYLQAPVPTSTST